Proteins encoded together in one Streptomyces sp. NBC_01216 window:
- a CDS encoding phage tail tube protein translates to MSDVINDGKTRVAWVTSIADISAPTVAELNAGDDFTERITPDGLNIPAETANVDNSSLASTFTTNRVGRRGFSPEVTFKRGDNPTDDLPWTTLTYQTVGYLVVRRILPYTTAWAADQDVEVYPVEAGERNTIPPAPNEVAKFTSMLMLREEPDTSAVVAA, encoded by the coding sequence GTCACCAGCATCGCCGACATCTCCGCGCCGACCGTTGCCGAGCTGAACGCGGGCGACGATTTCACCGAGCGCATCACCCCCGACGGCCTGAACATCCCCGCCGAGACCGCCAATGTCGACAACTCCAGCCTGGCGTCGACGTTCACGACCAACCGCGTCGGCCGACGCGGTTTCTCCCCCGAGGTGACGTTCAAGCGGGGCGACAACCCGACCGACGACCTGCCGTGGACGACGCTCACCTACCAGACCGTCGGCTACCTCGTCGTGCGCCGCATCCTGCCCTACACCACCGCCTGGGCCGCGGACCAGGACGTCGAGGTCTACCCGGTGGAGGCCGGCGAGCGGAACACGATCCCCCCGGCGCCGAACGAAGTCGCGAAGTTCACATCGATGCTGATGCTGCGTGAGGAGCCGGACACCTCCGCGGTGGTGGCCGCCTGA
- a CDS encoding phage tail tape measure protein, translating into MGTNQRRSLEAARTGSLALVAAFGFAVFTAAKFEKAMSNVAAVTQASAGEMARLRSAALEAGRTTAYSASQAAEAEFELAKAGISVADIAGGALKGSLSLAAAAQIDLSEAAEISATTMTVFGLKGKDVGHVADVLAAAANKSATDVHQLGLSFKMAGLVAAQTGLSLEDTTGTLALFAAQGMKGSDAGTSLKVMLQRLTPNSKEAQATMDQLGLSAYDATGQFVGLHELAGRMKEAFAGLTPEARNSAMGVIFGSDAVRAASILYKYGEEGVRQYTDAVNDQGYAAAVAAVKMDNLIGDLQLLKSALESALIESGSAANAALRDMVQWVTRLVNIYNGLPPGVQRVIGGLTGVVGVVGLVGASMLLLLPRIMLVRREMTALGVTAASTRAALMTLGRLGLVVGSIMAVGWAIDTVADRFRAAPADVTKMTNAVVDFAQKGKVAGELTRNFGQDLDGFGDAVARIAHPGVLDRIEDFFGTFDPGTDVGGPGLDKAVEKVKAVDEALARLVQSGNGELAANSFKKFAAEAERGGTSADKLRTLMPQYTEALVGVDTEAKLAAGSQGDLADAAAVTADEMADQRTMAEKLSDALDSLNGSSISATEGQIAFEASLDDLTKTVKENGRSLDVSKEKGRDVMSAFLDAAKAAQKHAAAVAEQKGSVEAGSKALGEHIAALRKTMKAAGFTDKQIDELIGTYARLPESKATGVDAPGAVEARRQIDHLHKAVAGLQPGKTITIKAPTGEAIRALKAAGYAVKTIPGSKDVRITAPTGSAVANAQALKRELDRLKSKTVTVHTRFISSTGEVRQLGKMGHLAGGGQVRRYAAGGGVRGFPSGGMVQGPGSSTSDSIPAMLSNGEYVIRAAAVRKYGLGLLDGLNAMSAPLSGTRYTRPTPAPAAQTGPTEVRVFVGDREIRDIVRVETRPLIRESEQRQAYRAKAGRR; encoded by the coding sequence ATGGGTACCAACCAGCGCAGGTCGCTGGAGGCCGCCCGCACCGGGTCGCTCGCCCTCGTCGCCGCTTTCGGATTCGCCGTCTTCACCGCGGCAAAGTTCGAGAAGGCCATGAGTAACGTCGCTGCTGTCACGCAGGCGTCGGCCGGGGAGATGGCCCGGCTGCGGTCCGCAGCGCTGGAGGCTGGGCGCACGACCGCGTACAGCGCCAGCCAGGCCGCTGAGGCGGAATTCGAGCTGGCCAAGGCCGGTATCTCGGTCGCGGACATCGCGGGCGGCGCCCTGAAGGGCTCCCTGTCGCTGGCCGCTGCCGCGCAGATTGACCTGTCCGAGGCGGCGGAGATCAGCGCGACGACGATGACGGTGTTCGGTCTGAAGGGCAAGGACGTCGGCCACGTCGCCGACGTCCTGGCCGCCGCGGCCAACAAGAGCGCCACGGACGTCCACCAGCTCGGCCTGTCGTTCAAGATGGCCGGTCTCGTCGCCGCTCAGACCGGCCTGTCGCTGGAGGACACGACCGGCACTCTCGCGCTCTTCGCCGCGCAGGGCATGAAGGGGTCCGATGCCGGTACCAGCCTGAAGGTGATGCTCCAGCGCCTCACCCCGAACTCCAAGGAGGCCCAGGCGACGATGGACCAGCTGGGTCTGTCGGCCTACGACGCGACCGGCCAGTTCGTCGGCCTGCACGAGCTCGCCGGCCGGATGAAGGAAGCGTTCGCCGGCCTGACCCCCGAGGCCCGCAACTCGGCGATGGGCGTGATCTTCGGCAGTGACGCGGTGCGCGCCGCATCCATCCTCTACAAGTATGGCGAGGAGGGTGTGCGCCAGTACACGGACGCCGTCAACGACCAGGGCTACGCCGCGGCCGTCGCTGCTGTGAAGATGGACAACTTGATCGGTGACCTCCAGCTGCTGAAATCGGCGCTGGAGTCCGCGCTGATCGAGTCCGGGTCGGCTGCGAACGCGGCGCTGCGCGACATGGTGCAGTGGGTCACCCGCCTGGTCAACATCTACAACGGCCTGCCGCCCGGCGTGCAGCGGGTCATCGGCGGTCTGACAGGTGTCGTCGGTGTCGTCGGTCTCGTCGGCGCATCCATGCTCCTGCTCCTGCCCCGGATCATGCTCGTGCGCCGCGAGATGACCGCCCTCGGGGTGACGGCCGCCTCCACCCGAGCCGCCCTGATGACGCTGGGCCGCCTCGGTCTGGTCGTCGGCTCGATCATGGCCGTCGGCTGGGCCATCGACACAGTCGCCGACCGGTTCCGGGCCGCGCCGGCGGACGTCACGAAGATGACCAACGCCGTCGTCGACTTCGCGCAGAAAGGCAAGGTGGCGGGGGAGCTGACCCGGAACTTCGGCCAGGATCTCGACGGATTCGGCGACGCTGTCGCGCGCATTGCGCATCCCGGAGTCCTGGACCGTATCGAGGATTTCTTCGGCACATTCGACCCCGGCACGGATGTCGGCGGCCCCGGCCTGGACAAGGCCGTCGAGAAAGTGAAGGCGGTCGACGAGGCGCTTGCGCGGCTCGTGCAGTCCGGCAACGGAGAGCTGGCCGCCAACAGTTTCAAGAAGTTCGCGGCGGAGGCGGAGCGCGGCGGGACCTCGGCTGACAAGCTGCGCACGCTGATGCCCCAGTACACCGAGGCTCTCGTCGGTGTCGACACCGAGGCGAAGTTGGCGGCCGGTTCCCAGGGCGACCTGGCCGATGCTGCTGCTGTGACCGCTGATGAGATGGCCGATCAGCGCACGATGGCGGAGAAGCTGTCCGACGCCCTCGACTCGCTCAACGGTTCCTCGATCTCTGCGACGGAGGGTCAGATCGCTTTTGAGGCGAGCCTTGATGACCTGACGAAGACCGTGAAGGAGAACGGCCGGTCGCTGGACGTGTCCAAAGAGAAGGGGCGCGACGTTATGAGCGCGTTCCTCGACGCCGCGAAGGCCGCCCAGAAGCACGCCGCGGCGGTCGCGGAGCAGAAGGGCTCCGTAGAGGCCGGCAGCAAGGCCCTCGGGGAGCACATCGCCGCGCTTCGCAAGACGATGAAGGCGGCGGGCTTCACCGACAAGCAGATCGACGAGCTGATCGGTACCTACGCCCGGCTCCCGGAGTCGAAAGCAACGGGCGTGGATGCCCCGGGGGCGGTGGAGGCGCGTCGGCAGATCGACCACCTGCACAAGGCCGTGGCGGGTCTCCAGCCGGGCAAAACAATCACGATCAAGGCGCCGACCGGCGAGGCGATCCGGGCGTTGAAGGCCGCCGGTTACGCGGTGAAGACCATCCCGGGCAGCAAGGACGTGCGCATCACCGCCCCGACCGGGTCCGCTGTGGCGAACGCGCAGGCGCTGAAGCGGGAATTGGACCGCTTGAAGAGCAAAACGGTAACCGTCCACACCAGGTTCATCAGCAGTACGGGCGAGGTCCGGCAGCTCGGCAAGATGGGTCATTTGGCCGGGGGCGGCCAGGTGCGCCGGTACGCGGCGGGCGGCGGTGTCCGCGGATTCCCGTCCGGGGGCATGGTCCAGGGGCCGGGCTCCTCGACGAGTGACAGCATCCCGGCGATGCTCTCCAACGGCGAGTACGTGATCCGTGCCGCCGCTGTCCGAAAGTACGGCCTGGGGCTCCTCGACGGCCTCAACGCCATGAGCGCACCGTTGTCCGGCACCCGCTACACCCGGCCCACTCCGGCCCCTGCCGCACAGACGGGTCCGACGGAGGTGCGGGTGTTCGTCGGCGACCGGGAGATCCGCGACATCGTCCGCGTCGAGACCCGACCCCTGATCCGCGAGTCCGAGCAGCGGCAGGCGTACCGGGCGAAAGCGGGGCGACGGTGA